The following proteins are encoded in a genomic region of Vulpes vulpes isolate BD-2025 chromosome X, VulVul3, whole genome shotgun sequence:
- the RLIM gene encoding E3 ubiquitin-protein ligase RLIM, which translates to MESSDSNDKGSGDQSAAQRRSQMDRLDREEAFYQFVNNLSEEDYRLMRDNNLLGTPGESTEEELLRRLQQIKEGPPPQNSDENRGGDSSDDVSNGDSIIDWLNSVRQTGNTTRSGQRGNQSWRAVSRTNPNSGDFRFSLEINVNRNNGSQNPENENEPSARRSGGENTDNSSQRQVENPRSEPTSTRPSRSERNSTEALTGEVAPTRGQRRARSRSPDHRRTRARAERSRSPLHPMSEIPRRSHHSISSQTFEHPLVNETEGSSRTRHHVTLRQQISGPDLLSRGLFAASGTRNASQGAGSSDTASSGESTGSGQRPPTIVLDLQVRRVRPGEYRQRDSIASRTRSRSQTPNNTVTYESERGGFRRTFSRSERAGVRTYVSTIRIPIRRILNTGLSETTSVAIQTMLRQIMTGFGELSYFMYSDSDSEPSGSVSSRNVERAESRNGRGGSGGSSSSGSSSSSSSSSSSSSSSSSSSSPSSSSSGESSETSSEVFEGSNEGSSSSGSSGARREGRHRAPVTFDESGSLPFLSLAQFFLLNEDDDDQPRGLTKEQIDNLAMRSFGENDALKTCSVCITEYTEGNKLRKLPCSHEYHVHCIDRWLSENSTCPICRRAVLASGNRESVV; encoded by the exons ATGGAAAGCTCAGATTCTAACGATAAAGGAAGTGGTGATCAGTCTGCAGCACAGCGCAGAAGTCAGATGGACCGATTGGATCGGGAAGAAGCTTTCTATCAATTTGTAAATAACCTGAGTGAAGAAGATTATAGACTTATGAGGGATAACAATTTGCTAGGCACCCCAG GTGAAAGTACTGAGGAAGAGTTGCTGAGAAGACTACAACAAATTAAAGAGGGCCCACCACCACAAAACTCAGATGAAAATAGAG gtggAGACTCTTCAGATGATGTATCTAATGGTGACTCTATAATAGACTGGCTTAACTCTGTCAGACAAACTGGAAATACAACAAGAAGTGGGCAAAGAGGAAACCAATCTTGGAGAGCAGTGAGCCGGACTAATCCAAACAGTGGTGATTTCAGATTCAGCTTAGAGATCAATGTTAACCGTAATAATGGGAGCCAAAATCCAGAGAATGAAAATGAGCCATCTGCAAGACGTTCTGGTGGAGAAAATACAGACAACAGCAGCCAAAGGCAAGTCGAAAATCCACGATCTGAACCAACATCCACAAGGCCATCCAGATCAGAACGAAATTCAACTGAAGCGTTAACAGGAGAAGTCGCACCTACCAGAGGTCAGAGAAGGGCAAGAAGCAGGAGTCCAGATCATCGGAGAACCCGAGCAAGAGCTGAAAGAAGTAGGTCACCTCTGCATCCAATGAGTGAGATTCCACGAAGATCTCATCATAGTATCTCATCTCAGACTTTTGAGCATCCTTTGGTGAATGAGACTGAGGGAAGTTCTAGAACCCGGCACCATGTGACATTGAGACAGCAAATAAGTGGACCCGATTTGCTAAGTAGAGGTCTTTTTGCAGCTTCTGGAACAAGAAATGCCTCCCAAGGAGCAGGTTCTTCAGACACAGCCAGCAGTGGTGAATCTACAGGATCAGGACAAAGACCTCCAACCATAGTCCTTGATCTTCAAGTAAGAAGAGTTCGTCCCGGGGAATACCGGCAGAGGGATAGTATAGCTAGCAGAACTCGGTCAAGGTCTCAGACTCCAAACAATACCGTCACTTACGAAAGTGAACGAGGAGGTTTTAGGCGTACATTTTCACGTTCTGAACGGGCAGGTGTGAGAACCTATGTCAGTACCATCAGAATTCCAATTCGTAGAATTTTAAATACTGGTTTAAGTGAGACTACATCTGTTGCCATTCAGACCATGTTAAGGCAGATAATGACAGGTTTTGGCGAGCTAAGCTATTTTATGTACAGCGATAGTGATTCAGAGCCTAGTGGCTCAGTCTCAAGTCGAAATGTGGAAAGGGCAGAGTCACGGAATGGAAGAGGGGGTTCTGGTGGTAGTAGCAGTTCTGGTTCCAGTTCAAGTTCCAGTTCGAGTTCCAGTTCAAGCTCCAGTTCTAGTTCCAGTTCCAGTCCTAGTTCCAGTTCCAGTGGTGAAAGTTCAGAGACTAGCTCAGAGGTGTTTGAAGGCAGTAACGAAGGAAGCTCATCATCAGGCTCATCGGGTGCCAGGCGAGAGGGTCGACACAGGGCCCCGGTAACATTTGATGAAAGTGGCTCTTTGCCCTTCCTTAGTCTGGCtcagtttttcctcttaaatgaggatgatgatgaccAACCTAGAGGACTCACCAAAGAACAGATTGACAACTTGGCAATGAGAAGTTTTGGTGAAAACGATGCATTAAAAACCTGTAGTGTTTGCATTACAGAATATACAGAAGGCAACAAACTTCGTAAACTACCTTGTTCCCATGAGTACCATGTCCACTGCATCGATCGCTGGTTATCTGAGAATTCTACTTGTCCTATTTGTCGCAGAGCAGTCTTAGCTTCTGGTAACAGAGAAAGTGTTGTGTAA